Proteins encoded together in one Salarchaeum sp. JOR-1 window:
- a CDS encoding DUF5828 family protein, protein MEESISGFKVRGDWGEIVEHGERVTYALREAGVDSDALAAWDEWRPKAHERIDEEVSEKTAEQASVREGEGERAGRSADDDLGSAGDRLTESYEKLGEDDVDGAVSKWQDSIDYVARAADTAGRKALRTIENTVYRKVMTQIAPYYFDNDLVSANVRYVRSQEEFVFEVNVNDDDLKDAVREYLESYKEDVERWHVDAEKDVESVAAAEGVELPETDADTNPTTN, encoded by the coding sequence ATGGAAGAGAGTATCTCCGGGTTCAAGGTTCGGGGTGACTGGGGCGAGATCGTCGAGCACGGCGAGCGCGTGACGTACGCGCTGCGTGAGGCGGGGGTCGATTCGGACGCGCTGGCGGCGTGGGACGAGTGGCGGCCGAAGGCGCACGAACGCATCGACGAGGAGGTGTCAGAGAAGACCGCCGAACAGGCGAGCGTCCGCGAGGGCGAGGGCGAGCGCGCGGGGCGATCCGCGGACGACGACCTCGGGTCGGCGGGCGATCGCCTGACGGAGTCCTACGAGAAACTCGGAGAGGACGACGTGGACGGCGCGGTGTCGAAGTGGCAGGACTCCATCGACTACGTGGCGCGCGCCGCCGACACGGCAGGTCGGAAGGCCCTGCGAACCATCGAGAACACGGTGTACCGGAAAGTGATGACGCAGATCGCGCCCTACTACTTCGACAACGACCTCGTGAGCGCGAACGTCCGGTACGTGCGCTCGCAGGAGGAGTTCGTGTTCGAGGTGAACGTGAACGACGACGACCTGAAGGACGCGGTGCGCGAGTACCTCGAATCCTACAAGGAGGACGTCGAGCGCTGGCACGTGGACGCGGAGAAGGACGTGGAGTCCGTCGCGGCCGCAGAGGGCGTCGAACTCCCGGAGACGGACGCGGACACGAATCCGACGACCAACTAA
- a CDS encoding cupin domain-containing protein, which translates to MEYHVVDPADISPTPDRPSDHHAVSDALGLERMALNVYRAEPGDQLPLAYHVHDEQEEAFYVLDGTLHVETPDGEHVVDTGELFVAEPESPHRAFVPADADTTVRALAVGAPAVDDVHPYEE; encoded by the coding sequence ATGGAGTACCACGTCGTCGACCCCGCCGATATCTCCCCGACGCCGGATCGGCCCTCGGATCACCACGCCGTCTCCGACGCGCTCGGCCTCGAACGGATGGCGTTGAACGTCTACCGGGCTGAGCCGGGCGACCAGCTCCCGCTCGCCTACCACGTCCACGACGAACAGGAGGAGGCGTTCTACGTGCTCGACGGGACACTCCACGTCGAGACACCCGACGGCGAGCACGTCGTCGACACCGGCGAACTGTTCGTCGCGGAGCCGGAGAGCCCGCACCGCGCGTTCGTCCCCGCGGACGCCGATACCACCGTTCGCGCGCTCGCCGTCGGCGCACCCGCCGTGGACGACGTGCACCCCTACGAGGAATGA
- a CDS encoding carbon starvation protein A, with protein sequence MAIGVVWMVLLVLVLFSAGYLGYSRYLANFVELDDSRETPAHKYEDGQEYVPSKKPVLLGHHYSSIAGGAPIVGPITAGVIWGWVPALLWVAIGNPLMGAVHDFVSLSGSLRHEGKSIGSIIGEYVGDGGKNALLWFAFLTIILVVAVFAFVVAVVFNAYPSAATASLLYIALAFVFGVYLYQLDLPFIPGTVAFVAAVFASVWVGIQYPIALFSRPELASDVIVLFGSGGDWLPLAASQNANIAGWVPVVILYAFVASTLPVWMLLQPRDYLSSFLLYAGVGGALLAIIVGSVGGALNISAISATEPLTINMSAWNGFWGIGTTTDLVGPLPLFPVLFVTIACGTISGFHSLVSSGTTSKQLNKESDARAIGYGGMLGEGLLATVALATLAIAFQTPTGGGIGLALPNFATGGGIILSTFGIPASFGAPFMALVMVSFLLTSTDTALRLGRYMFDEIIGTPETSAEKTATNRYANAGVQSVLAYVLVASGSWSALWPLFGGANQLLAALALLAGTVWIANWDKSKQLISTGVPMALMTVVTILALFYLAFVTNLQEKLLNDAWMASNGTVATISVVVQIALALVLVGLAAYVVREGYTNIKQARDRTGRAAADGGENADGD encoded by the coding sequence ATGGCAATTGGCGTCGTCTGGATGGTGCTACTGGTACTCGTGCTGTTCAGCGCGGGCTACCTGGGGTACTCGCGGTACCTCGCGAACTTCGTCGAACTCGACGATTCACGCGAAACACCAGCCCACAAGTACGAAGACGGTCAGGAGTACGTTCCGTCGAAAAAACCGGTTCTGCTCGGCCACCACTACTCGAGCATCGCGGGCGGCGCCCCCATCGTCGGCCCCATCACTGCCGGCGTCATCTGGGGCTGGGTGCCCGCCCTGCTCTGGGTCGCTATCGGCAACCCCCTGATGGGAGCAGTCCACGACTTCGTCTCACTCAGCGGAAGCCTCCGCCACGAGGGGAAGTCCATCGGGAGCATCATCGGCGAGTACGTCGGGGACGGCGGGAAGAACGCCCTGCTCTGGTTCGCGTTCCTCACCATCATCCTCGTCGTCGCCGTGTTCGCGTTCGTCGTCGCCGTCGTGTTCAACGCGTACCCGAGCGCGGCGACCGCGAGCCTGCTCTACATCGCGCTCGCGTTCGTGTTCGGGGTCTACCTCTACCAGCTCGACCTCCCATTTATCCCGGGAACCGTCGCGTTCGTCGCTGCTGTCTTCGCGAGCGTCTGGGTCGGCATTCAGTACCCCATCGCGCTGTTCAGCCGCCCCGAACTCGCGAGCGACGTCATCGTCCTGTTCGGAAGTGGCGGTGACTGGCTGCCGCTCGCCGCCAGCCAGAACGCGAACATCGCCGGCTGGGTGCCGGTCGTCATCCTGTACGCGTTCGTCGCGAGCACGCTCCCGGTCTGGATGCTCCTCCAGCCGCGGGACTACCTGTCGTCGTTCCTGCTGTACGCGGGCGTCGGCGGCGCACTGCTCGCCATCATCGTCGGCTCGGTCGGCGGCGCGCTCAACATCAGCGCCATCAGCGCCACGGAACCGCTCACCATCAACATGAGCGCCTGGAACGGGTTCTGGGGGATCGGAACGACGACCGACCTCGTCGGCCCGCTTCCGCTGTTCCCGGTTCTGTTCGTCACCATCGCGTGCGGTACGATCAGCGGATTCCACTCTCTCGTCTCGTCCGGAACGACCTCGAAACAGCTCAACAAGGAGAGCGACGCGCGCGCCATCGGGTACGGCGGAATGCTCGGTGAGGGCCTCCTCGCGACGGTCGCGCTCGCCACGCTCGCCATCGCGTTCCAGACACCGACGGGCGGCGGTATCGGCCTGGCGCTCCCGAACTTCGCGACCGGCGGCGGGATCATCCTCTCCACCTTCGGGATCCCCGCCTCGTTCGGCGCGCCGTTCATGGCCCTCGTGATGGTGAGCTTCCTCCTCACCAGCACCGACACCGCGCTCCGCCTCGGGCGTTACATGTTCGACGAGATCATCGGCACCCCGGAGACCAGCGCGGAGAAGACCGCGACGAACCGGTACGCGAACGCCGGCGTCCAGTCCGTGCTCGCGTACGTTCTCGTCGCGAGCGGGTCGTGGTCGGCGCTCTGGCCGCTGTTCGGCGGTGCGAACCAGCTGCTCGCCGCGCTCGCGCTCCTCGCCGGCACGGTCTGGATCGCGAACTGGGACAAGAGCAAGCAGCTCATCAGCACGGGCGTCCCGATGGCGCTGATGACCGTCGTCACCATACTCGCGCTGTTCTACCTGGCGTTCGTGACCAACCTCCAGGAGAAACTCCTGAACGACGCGTGGATGGCGAGCAACGGAACCGTCGCGACGATATCCGTCGTCGTGCAAATCGCGCTCGCACTCGTGCTCGTCGGCCTCGCTGCCTACGTCGTCCGAGAAGGGTACACGAACATCAAACAGGCGCGAGACCGAACCGGTCGCGCCGCCGCGGACGGCGGTGAGAACGCGGACGGCGACTAA
- a CDS encoding ArsA family ATPase, with protein MARFTFFGGKGGVGKTTVSAAYGLRCANAGLKTLLVSTDPAHSTSDVFGQQFGDDPQPVEGCDGLYAMEIDPEEEVEEHLMDVRRTMSEQVSEVVVKEMDRQIELAHQTPGAHEAALFDRFIQVMRESDDYDRVVFDTSPTGGTLRLLALPEFLGEWTDRLLEKRRESMRLYDMAAVGGKEPEKTAEDDPIIEHLRSRKEKFEFAARTLREDAAFYLVLNPDELSVRETSRTIETLRSYDLSVTGLVMNKVTPSPEDHEEGRGASYLRNRVATERERIDYVRGEFDVPLVAVIESRTTEITGDALEAVAAGLDVAVDD; from the coding sequence ATGGCGCGGTTCACGTTCTTCGGTGGGAAGGGGGGAGTCGGGAAGACCACGGTGTCGGCGGCGTACGGCCTGCGGTGCGCGAACGCCGGTCTGAAGACGCTGCTGGTGTCGACGGATCCCGCGCACTCGACCTCCGACGTGTTCGGCCAGCAGTTCGGCGACGACCCCCAGCCGGTCGAGGGGTGTGACGGCCTGTACGCGATGGAGATAGACCCCGAGGAGGAGGTCGAGGAGCACTTGATGGACGTGCGGCGGACGATGAGCGAGCAAGTGAGCGAAGTGGTCGTAAAGGAGATGGATCGCCAGATAGAGCTCGCACACCAGACGCCGGGCGCGCACGAGGCGGCGCTGTTCGACCGATTCATTCAGGTGATGCGGGAGTCGGACGACTACGACCGCGTCGTGTTCGACACGTCGCCGACGGGCGGGACGCTTCGCTTGCTCGCGCTCCCGGAGTTCCTCGGCGAGTGGACCGACCGATTGCTGGAGAAACGGCGCGAGAGCATGCGGCTGTACGACATGGCGGCAGTCGGGGGGAAAGAGCCGGAGAAGACGGCGGAGGACGACCCCATCATCGAGCATCTGCGCTCGCGAAAGGAGAAGTTCGAGTTCGCGGCGCGGACGCTCCGGGAGGACGCGGCGTTCTACCTCGTGTTGAACCCGGACGAGCTCTCGGTGCGGGAGACGAGTCGCACGATTGAGACGCTGCGGTCGTACGACCTGAGCGTGACGGGACTCGTGATGAACAAGGTGACGCCGTCGCCGGAAGACCACGAGGAGGGGCGGGGGGCGAGTTACCTCCGGAACCGCGTGGCGACCGAGCGCGAGCGCATCGACTACGTACGCGGGGAGTTCGACGTGCCGCTCGTCGCGGTCATCGAATCGCGGACGACGGAGATAACGGGGGACGCACTCGAGGCGGTCGCGGCGGGGCTGGACGTCGCTGTGGACGACTAG
- a CDS encoding SRPBCC family protein, producing the protein MRTVSASRFVQEPLESVKRSLSPSSLIAYEGTFEVVGVEETESGARVAARMPGVSVSFAVSETADGWVYEQVGDAGPFEEMRTEASVTTVSGGVEVTLSSTVALGVPPAFLADRVAGWKRRRELERALDALAADLE; encoded by the coding sequence ATGCGTACGGTGTCCGCGTCGCGGTTCGTCCAGGAGCCGCTGGAATCTGTGAAGCGCTCGCTCTCGCCGTCCTCCCTGATCGCGTACGAGGGGACGTTCGAGGTGGTGGGTGTCGAGGAGACCGAGTCGGGAGCGCGTGTGGCGGCGCGGATGCCGGGTGTCAGCGTGTCGTTTGCGGTGTCGGAGACGGCGGACGGCTGGGTGTACGAGCAAGTCGGGGACGCGGGGCCGTTCGAGGAGATGCGGACGGAGGCGTCAGTGACGACGGTGAGCGGAGGGGTCGAGGTAACGCTGTCGTCGACGGTGGCCCTGGGCGTGCCGCCGGCGTTTCTCGCGGACCGGGTAGCGGGGTGGAAGCGACGGCGGGAGTTAGAGCGCGCGCTGGACGCGCTCGCCGCAGACCTCGAGTAA
- the upp gene encoding uracil phosphoribosyltransferase, which yields MPIEDRENAHVITHALAKDTLSRIRDESTEQVGFRKGLVKLGRICGYEVIDGVMETEYVELETPLAPTTGERVKGLDDVVIINVLRAATPFVEGLLKAFPRAKQGVISAGRDESGQREDGTFPITVDYVKLPEITEDDTVIVADPMLATGSTMCTVLDTVLDGQAEPENLFVLSAVSAPDGLLRVQDGFPEADLLTVSIDDHLNEEGYIIPGLGDAGDRAFRTK from the coding sequence ATGCCTATCGAGGACCGCGAGAACGCGCACGTCATCACGCACGCGCTCGCGAAGGACACGCTCTCCCGGATTCGGGACGAGTCGACGGAGCAGGTCGGGTTCCGGAAGGGCCTGGTGAAGCTCGGCCGCATCTGCGGGTACGAGGTCATCGACGGCGTGATGGAGACGGAATACGTCGAACTCGAAACCCCGCTCGCGCCGACGACGGGCGAGCGCGTGAAGGGCCTGGACGACGTGGTCATCATCAACGTATTGCGGGCGGCGACGCCGTTCGTCGAGGGCCTGTTGAAGGCGTTCCCGCGCGCGAAGCAGGGCGTGATCAGCGCGGGCCGCGACGAGTCCGGGCAGCGCGAGGACGGAACCTTCCCCATCACCGTGGACTACGTGAAACTCCCCGAAATCACGGAGGACGACACCGTCATCGTCGCGGATCCGATGCTCGCAACCGGCTCCACGATGTGCACCGTCCTCGACACCGTGCTGGACGGGCAGGCGGAGCCGGAGAACCTCTTCGTGCTCTCCGCCGTCTCCGCGCCCGACGGCCTCCTCCGCGTGCAGGACGGGTTCCCCGAAGCCGATCTCCTCACCGTCAGCATCGACGACCACCTCAACGAGGAGGGCTACATCATCCCTGGACTCGGCGACGCCGGCGACCGCGCGTTCCGCACGAAGTAG
- a CDS encoding S9 family peptidase encodes MQRVRASEYHDIAKPSDPRVSPDGDRVAFVRRVPEDDESDDATVYVVPVGGGEPRQFTTGEGADSQPRWSPSGDRLAFVSTRGGNDDRPQLWILPTSGGEARRVTDVPGGVSNPEWSPDGERLLFTQSVTPAEREDGIDLELPDEEYEREPPDPRVIDRHIYRAGARYIDDARSHVYVLDTDTEDVERVTDGDFDHVSATWGDSSTVFFGVKRGAEPDDSMTFDVDAYDLDAGEAETVTEVTGWMPMLAATPETLAYTWTPLENASMRQSEIDVLDLETGDVETVTEDIDRTVSALGLAFRKDALYFATPDEGRVVLRRATDDGVETVLDTGGHIDGFSVSSDAVAFTQSEWDHPGDVFAATPGGAEEVRLTRLNNEYLDDRAVSEPEELWFENGEGDSTDPSAEPSHTNTGPSAEPGHTNTGPSAEPGHTKIQGWVLTPPDFDPDETYPLAVEIHGGPHAMWSTAGTMWHEFQTLAAAGYVVFWSNPRGSTGYGEAFATAIERDWGDVTMTDVMAGTREVASREYVDDENTFVTGGSFGGYMTGWIVGHTDYFDGAVAQRGVYDLSSFYGSTDAFKLVEGDFGTTPWEEPDFLWEQSPVAYADQVETPTLVVHADNDFRVPVNNGEMFYLFMKKNGVDTRLVRYPREGHELSRSGEPGHVVDRLERIVRWFDGYSAHSDAERALDRPANDGLSAGDEDDGTDDTDTEE; translated from the coding sequence ATGCAACGAGTGCGTGCGAGCGAGTATCACGACATCGCGAAGCCGAGCGACCCCCGGGTGTCTCCGGACGGCGACCGGGTGGCGTTCGTGCGGCGCGTGCCCGAGGACGACGAGTCCGACGACGCCACCGTGTACGTGGTGCCGGTCGGCGGCGGCGAACCCCGGCAGTTCACGACGGGCGAGGGCGCGGACTCCCAGCCGCGGTGGTCGCCATCCGGCGACCGCCTCGCGTTCGTCAGCACGCGCGGCGGGAACGACGACCGCCCCCAGCTGTGGATTCTCCCCACGAGCGGCGGGGAGGCGCGGCGCGTGACCGACGTGCCGGGCGGCGTCTCGAACCCGGAGTGGAGCCCGGACGGCGAGCGCCTCCTGTTCACGCAGTCGGTCACCCCCGCCGAGCGCGAGGACGGCATCGACCTCGAACTCCCCGACGAAGAGTACGAACGAGAGCCCCCAGACCCCCGGGTCATCGACCGGCACATCTACCGCGCCGGCGCGCGCTACATCGACGACGCCCGCAGCCACGTCTACGTCCTCGACACCGACACCGAGGACGTAGAGCGCGTCACCGACGGCGACTTCGACCACGTCTCCGCGACCTGGGGCGATTCCAGTACCGTCTTCTTCGGCGTGAAGCGCGGCGCTGAGCCGGACGATTCGATGACGTTCGACGTGGACGCCTACGACCTCGACGCAGGCGAGGCGGAGACGGTGACGGAGGTGACGGGGTGGATGCCGATGCTCGCCGCCACGCCGGAGACGCTCGCGTACACGTGGACGCCGCTCGAGAACGCGTCGATGCGTCAGTCCGAAATCGACGTGCTCGACCTCGAAACGGGCGACGTGGAGACCGTCACCGAAGATATCGACCGCACCGTGAGCGCGCTCGGACTGGCGTTCCGGAAGGACGCGCTGTACTTCGCGACGCCCGACGAGGGCCGAGTCGTGTTGCGACGCGCCACGGACGACGGCGTCGAGACCGTGCTCGACACGGGCGGCCACATCGACGGGTTCTCCGTCTCGTCGGACGCGGTGGCGTTCACGCAGTCCGAATGGGACCACCCGGGCGACGTGTTCGCCGCGACCCCCGGCGGCGCGGAGGAAGTCCGCCTCACGCGGTTGAACAACGAGTACCTCGACGACCGCGCCGTCTCCGAACCCGAAGAACTGTGGTTCGAGAACGGCGAGGGCGACAGTACTGACCCGTCTGCCGAACCGAGCCATACCAATACTGGCCCGTCTGCCGAACCGGGCCATACCAATACTGGCCCGTCTGCCGAACCGGGCCATACCAAGATCCAGGGCTGGGTGCTCACCCCACCTGACTTCGACCCGGACGAGACCTATCCGCTCGCGGTGGAGATTCACGGCGGCCCGCACGCGATGTGGAGCACCGCGGGCACGATGTGGCACGAGTTCCAGACGCTCGCCGCCGCCGGCTACGTCGTCTTCTGGTCGAACCCCCGCGGCTCGACCGGCTACGGCGAGGCGTTCGCGACCGCCATCGAGCGCGACTGGGGCGACGTGACGATGACGGACGTGATGGCCGGCACCCGCGAGGTCGCGAGCAGGGAGTACGTTGACGACGAGAACACGTTCGTCACCGGCGGGAGTTTCGGCGGGTACATGACCGGCTGGATCGTCGGCCACACGGACTACTTCGACGGCGCGGTCGCCCAGCGCGGCGTCTACGACCTCTCCTCGTTCTACGGCTCCACGGACGCGTTCAAGCTCGTGGAGGGCGACTTCGGCACGACGCCCTGGGAGGAACCCGACTTCCTCTGGGAGCAGTCCCCGGTCGCGTACGCCGACCAGGTGGAGACGCCGACGCTGGTGGTGCACGCGGACAACGACTTCCGCGTCCCCGTGAACAACGGCGAGATGTTCTACCTCTTCATGAAGAAGAACGGCGTCGACACCCGCCTCGTCCGCTACCCCCGGGAGGGCCACGAGCTCTCCCGGTCGGGCGAACCCGGGCACGTCGTCGACCGGCTGGAGCGCATCGTCCGGTGGTTCGACGGCTACTCCGCGCACAGCGACGCCGAACGCGCGCTCGACCGCCCCGCGAACGACGGCCTGAGCGCGGGCGACGAGGACGACGGAACGGACGATACGGACACCGAGGAGTAA
- a CDS encoding ABC transporter ATP-binding protein: protein MTDGAEALVELDGVRKEYGDVTAVDGIDFTIRRGEFFSLVGPSGCGKTTTLRMISGFERPTAGTVRLDGADAADIPPNERDTNLVFQHLSLFPHMTVGENVEYGLKKSGVDAATRTEKSKEYLGLVDLDGYYDRKPNELSGGQQQRVALARALVNEPNVLLFDEPLSSLDRKLRKQMQVELRQIHDQVDGSFFYVTHDQEVAMTLSDRMAVLNEGRVEQVGPPEEIYREPASPFVADFIGDTNLVDGTADGDAVRIGGEGGFIVSDGVDASGSVTVSIRPEDIDVVETDWDFAGEVVDRYFQGDQTQYVVEPETDGLTEVTVVMQGQRTPVERGETGHFRVQPGAAVVFPEATE, encoded by the coding sequence ATGACAGACGGTGCAGAAGCCCTTGTTGAACTTGACGGCGTCCGGAAGGAGTACGGTGACGTGACTGCCGTCGACGGCATCGACTTCACAATCCGTCGCGGCGAGTTCTTCTCCCTCGTCGGGCCGTCTGGCTGCGGGAAGACGACGACCCTTCGGATGATTTCGGGGTTCGAGCGGCCGACCGCTGGGACGGTACGCCTCGACGGCGCTGACGCCGCGGACATTCCGCCAAACGAACGGGACACGAACCTCGTCTTCCAACACCTCTCGCTCTTCCCGCACATGACCGTCGGGGAGAACGTCGAATACGGCCTGAAAAAGTCGGGTGTCGATGCAGCCACTCGGACGGAGAAGTCGAAGGAGTACCTCGGTCTCGTTGACCTCGACGGCTACTACGACCGGAAGCCGAACGAGCTATCCGGTGGCCAGCAACAGCGAGTCGCGCTCGCTCGTGCGCTCGTGAACGAGCCGAACGTCCTGCTCTTCGACGAACCGCTGTCGAGCCTCGACCGGAAGCTGAGAAAGCAGATGCAGGTCGAGCTCCGCCAGATCCACGACCAAGTGGACGGGTCGTTCTTCTACGTCACGCACGACCAGGAGGTCGCGATGACGCTCTCCGACCGGATGGCCGTGTTGAACGAGGGGCGCGTCGAGCAGGTCGGGCCGCCGGAGGAGATATACCGCGAACCGGCGAGTCCGTTCGTCGCGGACTTCATCGGGGATACGAACCTCGTGGACGGAACGGCCGATGGCGATGCGGTTCGCATCGGCGGTGAAGGCGGATTCATCGTATCGGATGGCGTCGACGCGTCCGGATCGGTCACCGTCTCGATCCGCCCTGAGGACATCGACGTCGTGGAGACTGACTGGGACTTCGCGGGCGAGGTCGTAGACCGGTATTTCCAGGGGGATCAGACGCAGTACGTCGTCGAACCAGAGACAGACGGACTCACGGAGGTGACGGTCGTGATGCAGGGCCAGCGAACCCCGGTCGAGCGGGGTGAGACCGGACACTTCCGCGTACAGCCCGGTGCCGCGGTCGTGTTTCCCGAAGCCACCGAGTAG